The DNA region tCGAATGGTTCTTGCAATCCATATATATAATCACCACCATATGACACTCCTAGTGGAGTACTGGGACCCACTCGTACCGTCCAGGCAGAGGTACGTCATTGACAATGTCGAAATTGTACCTGCAAAACACAGACAATTTATACATAAGCACATTAcataattacattattaattaggaagaaattcaaataaaaataccccttatgtttaaaacaaaaaaaaaagggacttGTGGAATATAAGACTATAAAAGAGTACATACTTGTCCATAAATATTGTTTGTTGCTGCTTCTCAGCATAAGCAAAGAACTCCTCCATCTCATAAGCCGTTGGAATATTTCTTTGTACGTGTTCATGGATTATTTGGCGAGTCCTTGGCCTTGTGGTTGAACCAGGGGTATGAATGGCATTTGAGTCCCTTATTAAACTACAAGGGGTGCCTTCCCTGGTGCTCCTGTTATTAAAccacaataaaattttaatgaacatatatataagcttataaaaattataaaaaataaaaatagcagttatatataaatacaaataatgcTGACTTGTTATGAAAAGTTTCTACATCAGAAGTTGCATGCTAACCGCTGACAGCAAAATAAGTGAGAGAAGAAACAGATCATTTTTTCCTCCCACAATCTCCAACTACAACTCAGTGTAGTAGAACTAGAGACAAATTTTGCTACTATAAAAAAGTAACTGCCATTTAATGGGACAAGTTCTGACTCAGTGGGCTCATgcactaaaaaaatacaaataaagagACGGCCAAATCTTTCTCACTTCACCGCAAACCCAAATAGGAATCCAAAAAAACATCAATCTGAAAACTAGGCCCCATGTACATGACACCTCATTGCTAACATGAGTCATAAGACTTATGGCTGCTCCTATTACTAAAatccatttttttcaacttgacCATTTACGGAGGAGTGCTAAGCTTCAAGGTCATGCAGGTTTCTTGCAGATCAAAAGTAAACAAGGACAATCAAGGGTAAATGCATTTTGGATTCAAGACAGAAACAtttctaattacaaaaattttaagttcataaaaaaattgagagaaatggaCTAAAAATAACAAAGGGCCTCGAATTATATCTGTACGAAAATTGTCCAATCACAAAATTTGTCAACAACTGGATCTGCAGAAGGACAATTAATGCACAtcaattcactcaatttggactTGGAGATGTTCTTCCTTTTTTTGAACCAAGTTACAAAACTTGTTTAACATTTAGTTGGTTCTATTTACTTGAAAAATCATCAACTCTCTACGTTATTGGTTATAACCcatttatataaaatgataactaCAGAAAATAGGATTTTCTAatagaaatttataaattatgtcTGACATGCAAAGATTAATACCACAGAAAAATACAAGTTGCAGTAAATAACTATCCTGAGGGCATGCAAGGTGCGGAACCTATCACAAGTCACACACAAGTCACAAATCTGAGCAACCCTTTGTACCAACAGAGCTTTATCACAGTACACAGATTTGACAGAGTGAGAAATCAAAACAAATCACATGAAAGTTAAAACACATAATAACCAAAAAGTTAAGGGACTAAGACCTCACGAGGTTTAACAACAACGGTTAGTAATGACACCAACAATAGAAAAAGCATGAGAATCAAAAGAGCGGTGACTTTCAAGAGAGAGTCATGATAATAAAACCCTTTCCCTTCCACAACCTCACATGACTCTCACTCCACTGAAAAATGCAACAATTTTAGCAAAACACAAACAATCACAAGAAAGTAAAAACGCATAAACAGAAGAAAttcagaaactaaaataaacaattcaaatgaaaagaaaataacataaaaaaataaaacaaacttatGGAAATTCTCAAAATCATTGCAACACTGGAATGCAACAACAAAAAGTTGACTAAAATTCTATTCAATATTAACCTTTAGCCCCTCCTCCTTGAAAATAtgtcattatgtgatttttattatgaaccatttcataaaaagagaaaagaaagagaatttaGTTGATAGGGACTAAATAAAAATTGCCCTGtttacagaaattaaaaatatattaaacccaaaaaaaaaatcagtccaTACATATGCATGAAGCGAGAACAAACAGGGCTTACCGTAAAGCCCTAAATAATCGGCAAATAACCCCATAAAATggttaatttaaacaaaaaataataaaaataagagaaacaCAGACGAAGGGTGAAAGGAATAAAAACAcatgaaaaaatacaaataaaaaataactaagagcagagaaattgaagaaagggaattatgtatataatatattatatacctTTCTTCTCTGGGCTCGGCGTCTAAGAAATTCTCGCCGAAAGAGCATTCGGTGTTGTTGTCGTCTTCGAAAGATGCAAGCTTTTGGGCGTTGGCGAGGCGGAAATTGGCGGCGGTTTCGGCGGAGGAGCGGCGGGGATTTTCCGGCGGGGTAGGGGGGAGCTTGAGGAGGCGGCGGCTGCGGAGCTGGAGGTAGGCGGAGGGGTCCGGGGAGGTGGTGTTGTTCTGGAGAGCGAGGGTCTTGGCGCGGGTGCGGACGCCGAGGTGGGAGTGCGGCGGCGGAGCCTCCATGATCACGGCGGCGACGTCGCCGGCGATTTTGGACTTCTTCATGTACTTGCCCATGTAAGGGTTTTGCAGGAatcgaaaagaaagaaattagaaaAAGAGAGGGAAAGGAAAGAGGGGTTTTTAGAGGGAGTGAGAATTTAGGTGTGGGGAATGGAAAGGAAAGGAAAGGGAAGGAGTTTTATTAGGGTTCTTGGATTGGGGTTTTAGCCAGTACAGTACAGCTGCAGTACTATTGTGtcactctttctctttctttttctgtctttGCCTCgtgtgtttatttttaattttactgtaataatatttttttgcatttcGAGACTTCAGTAAGTATTTAAAGGAGGCATTTTTTTTCCGttaagattttgaaaataaatacgaacatgatgatgatgtatctttcattaataaaagaatttttttttgtaacttaCGATTTTGgctattttaatacttttttttatgctttctaaaagttcttaaatttaaaaattgtacTTCTTTTTTAAGGATACTGAAAatcttaatattaaatatttttaatggttTTGTCCTAAAACTTCATTATATACACTCGAAATTAGTATTTTCACTCTATTTTCTGATATTTGAGccatttttatttcatgtataTAGAATACTGTATATATTTGCTAATTATAAGTAAATGGTTAATTAAATGAgtgaattaaataacataaagtgatttgatttatttaaaacatgtaGTTTTATTTgatcttgagttttttttacagcgatctttagttttttttttcagcgaTCTTTAGattcttataattattaaaaaaataattaaatataaaaattatgaatttaatgttCTTATAATAAGTTTAATGATAAAATGTATTGAATGACTATCTAAAACTACTTATATTGTTAcataacctattttttttaaaaaaaaatatattctcacTTCATATATGATCATATCTGAAAATTATAAAGGGGTCTATAAAGGGTTTAAGTCACTTAATTGAATATAGTgtgtgaaatatttaaaattttatatttaactttgattcctaagtatagaaaaaaaaatcattacatgCAAATTGATTGAATGTATAGAACGtctatgtaaaaataaaataaaaaataaaagtccaTGCATATAACGtattatgttaaataaataaataaaagatatgtaAAGTTGGCCTTATTTTTGGGTATCGAAAGTTGGTTAATTTTGAATGCATTTTACCAGAGTGCTTTATTCGaccttaaaatttgtattttgggTCACACTTTTGAACTCTCTTTTCCTTCAGTTACAAACAAAAAGTGTATCCCATTCTTTTTATAAGTTCAATAAGTATTGcctttttcaacttttaataattattttctgaagCTCTTTTTTCTTTAGTGAAGCCCGTGCTAGTTCTAGTTTTtgacaactttttttatatacattctTGTATCTTGTTAATTCGTCACATATATCTTATCTGTGTATTtcacaaatatatttattttcaacctatttcaaattaatgatcTTAATTTAGATcgtaaaaattatcttaatataaCAAAAGAGTTTAACTCAgttcattaaacaaaatatacgAGTATTATAACTTCTTTAatgtcataattaatttttataaataaaaaattatatttatatgcacCAATATATATTGGTGTATCCAAAATCACtagatatataatatttacCTTTTGTAATAGGAAAATGATTCtctacattttaaataatttctataaaaaaattcttgaatCATTTGTTTGATCCTTCCCTACCaatcataagaaaatataaaatttatataaaaaagcagCAATACATCACATTAAtagtaatttcattttttctcataCGACATGGAATCGGCTGGTCTTTGGAAATGCATGCTAAAACAATGCAAAAACATGAGTATCATTAATAATTCCTACACaatctttttcaaaataaaaaagaaataaattattaatcatatcttaatagtgttttttttttctcattcaaCACTCTTACACACtcactttttttccttccatttCTTTTATCACCATTTATCATAGGCTTACAAATTAACTAGCGTAATTTCATAAGGCCTGTCCTGACCTGCTTACTTATTAAAAAGgtcaaatttaaactttttagaAAGATTTATTAAGTAAAAAGTCCAAGTTtcagattttaaaatataaatcccAGTAGGCTTGATAGGCCAACTTGTTCAATCACaccttttttatttgaagtttttttttattcttttagagGTTTCTTGTGGGATAATAGTAGAAaggtatttttaatttcatttttatgcaTTGTTGATTAATGACCTGAAGGTGTGTTTGGAAGGGAGGGGTGAAAAAGAATGAAAGTGTAAGAATGAAAAGAGATGCAATAGAGTTTAAAGTAGAGTGGTTAGGCAGAAATAAAACGTAAAAAGGatgaaagttttaaattaaagtaatttgatagggaaaaaaaaacaaggaggGATAACCAACCATGCATATTTTTGCATAATCAATTATGCTAGTGTTGAAAGTGTGAGAGAGAATCATGCAACTCTCTCCTGTCTCTTTTGTCACTCTCATCTCTTTTCGTTATTATCATATGTAcgtcttcttctctttctatttttatctcatTTCTTCTTAATTTGGAATGAAAGTTACTACCCATGGGACTcacatatttttcaaatatttcacCTGTAATTAACCTCCACCAAACATACAAAATCAATTCCTTTCACCTCAAATCTACTCAATTAACTTTCAGCTCACATTCACCTCCTTAAACCAAATATTTCCTTGAGTGATTTTAATAAAAGTATTATAGTTTGGGTtattaaagatttttattttataacaaatttaatttaaatttataattatatttaaggcTTGTTTGTACCtacaaatatatcatttttttcttctaatcacatgtattttttttcattttcatccttgtaattttttattttttctctatatctttttcttttttagtctcTCTGACCTTACGATGATGTGGCTCTGCTAATGTGGCGTTGcacaaattagaaaaataaaatttaaattacaaggattataaatgaaaaatgttaaattatatgaactaaaattatatttaagtaaataatataatattaactatCAATATTTGGGGTTAATAATAagaccaataaaaataaattaaacatttattttagtaaCTTTAGTAttatagtaaattaaataatccaTTTAAGCAATAGACTGTACATATATGCTTCAAGAAAGGTAATGGTTTTGAgggttgaaaatttgaaattttcaaatgaCAGATTTGTTATTTTAGTAACTTAGCGATTGCGAATTTGGAGAAAATGTCAACAACTCAACTCAAGAGTTCAATTCCCAATGGATATGTTTATCTTTTACGCCAGAGAGTTTAATTTGGACATAATGTTTCCTCCCCTACTCAAATGTCACGAGAGGTTCTTTAGCTAGCTCGCTTGTCTCTCCGAATGTGCAATTCCTTTGCCATTGTCAAGCTAGTGATGGAAGCCTCGTACTTAACTAAGAGCATGCATGGgaatttattgtaaatttatgtttgaggttaaaataattttgtccaTAACTTAGAACTCTTATTtgtatattcattttatttttatttattaaatttgtattaGAATATGTGTCATTACATTTCCATAACATTTTAAAGTgcaaattaaatatgtaaaaagttGTTGGAAATGGGAAAGTCAAATATGAGGGAATACTACTCTAATCATCCCAGTCTTGTACTCGAGGATATTACTCTGATTTTGTTCCCTGTCATGTTGGATGATTCATAGGCCAAGATGTTTCACAAGTCATTCTGATTTACTATAAAATCTATCAAAGCTTGTACCCTTTAAACCAGATACCAAACTCAGACAATACGGCAAATAAGACTACAATTCTACCAACAAAATCTGACTTGCACTACTagaaagaataaatataatatcgTTACGTTCATattggttttttcaaaaaccgatccTAACAAAAATGTGGtaacatatttgtaaataacacaaaattgttaaagttgatttttgaaaaaattaatgttaacaaaattaagttaactttgattttttaaaaaaatcgacattgtatttcttaaattaaatttgtcttCTCCTTTTCTTGGGTTCACTCTGAACCATCTCTCACCCTAATCTCTCACTCTTGTGCTCTCgttctcactctcactctcacttTTATGCACTCTCTGTGATAGCGTGGTGACACATGTCATCTCTCACTTTCGCGCTCTCGTTATCACTCTCAGGCTCTCTTCACGGCAGCGCGACGGCCTGTTATCTCTTACTCTCAAGATCTCGTTCTTGCTCTCACTCACAACTCTACTTGCTCTcgctcttgttctcagtcacaaaagtTTAGTCTTCTATAAATGCTTGGTTTTGATGGTGATGGTAACCGAGAAGCTAGGGTTGGTTCCTtctattatctaaatttatagTGCATTGCTAACCAAAAAATTCTTGTTAATGTGCGTATTGCTTTTGAATTAGGAGACTTTGTCACTCTTGCTAATATGTGTATCTTACTATCTTTCGAGTTTGGGTTTTGACTGTATTTGTGTGCAAATTAAGTGAGTTTAACCTTGGTTCTATGAATGATATACCTTACCTCTAGTCATGTTAAAACACAACCTAAGTGTAGATTATCTAAGCCCTAAGTTCTACATATTAATACATTGTGCAAGTTATGCAACATAGGTA from Glycine soja cultivar W05 chromosome 8, ASM419377v2, whole genome shotgun sequence includes:
- the LOC114423753 gene encoding cyclin-dependent kinase inhibitor 4-like — protein: MGKYMKKSKIAGDVAAVIMEAPPPHSHLGVRTRAKTLALQNNTTSPDPSAYLQLRSRRLLKLPPTPPENPRRSSAETAANFRLANAQKLASFEDDNNTECSFGENFLDAEPREERSTREGTPCSLIRDSNAIHTPGSTTRPRTRQIIHEHVQRNIPTAYEMEEFFAYAEKQQQTIFMDKYNFDIVNDVPLPGRYEWVPVLH